In Gymnogyps californianus isolate 813 chromosome 1, ASM1813914v2, whole genome shotgun sequence, the following are encoded in one genomic region:
- the TMEM45A gene encoding transmembrane protein 45A yields the protein MGNFKGHALPGSFFLLFGLWWSVKYPLKYACRKNKNACYLGSRAGFQRLEFIEGIIKAVFALIGMVAEQFVPDGPHLKLYNYEEKHWDHLMNWQHATMYLFYGISGLVDIVAHGTNTLPVAMDRMMLSLAVFIEGFLFCYHLHGRAMLDVHVHQLLLFAIFGAAICIFLEVFFRGSIVLEMLRTSLCILQGSWFWQIGFVLYPPNGSPEWNQTDHTNMMFLTMCYCWHYAFAFLILAVNYTIVSWAVRSKVKQSQSMEMGLLKTSERDQESEDEI from the exons ATGGGCAATTTCAAAGGGCATGCCCTCCCTGgaagctttttccttctttttggcTTGTGGTGGTCAGTGAAGTATCCACTGAAGTACGCCTGTCGAAAAAACAAGAACGCTTGCTACCTTGGTTCCAGGGCGGGATTTCAGCGCCTGGAGTTTATTGAGGGGATCATCAAAGCTGTCTTTGCCCTGATTG GAATGGTGGCTGAGCAGTTTGTTCCCGATGGACCTCATCTGAAGTTGTATAATTATGAGGAAAAGCACTGGGATCACTTGATGAACTGGCAACATGCCACCATGTACCTCTTCTATGGCATTTCAGGGTTGGTTGACATCGTGGCTCATGGGACCAACACATTGCCAGTGGCCATGGACAGGATGATGCTTTCCTTAGCAGTGTTTATTGAAG GTTTTCTCTTTTGCTACCATCTTCATGGGAGAGCCATGCTGGATGTTCATGTTCATCAGTTATtgctatttgctatttttggaGCTGCTATTTGCATATTTCTGGAAGTTTTCTTCCGTGGCAGTATTGTGCTAGAGATGCTCCGTACAAGCCTTTGCATATTACAAGGCAGCTGGTTCTGGCAG ATTGGTTTTGTGCTCTATCCTCCAAATGGGAGCCCAGAGTGGAATCAGACAGATCATACTAATATGATGTTCCTGACCATGTGCTATTGCTGGCATTAcgcctttgcttttcttatacTTGCAGTGAACTACACAATCGTCAGCTG GGCAGTTCGTTCAAAGGTTAAACAGTCCCAGTCCATGGAAATGGGATTACTGAAAACATCTGAACGAGATCAGGAGTCAGAAGATGAAATTTAG